One genomic region from Yarrowia lipolytica chromosome 1C, complete sequence encodes:
- a CDS encoding uncharacterized protein (Compare to YALI0C00803g, similar to uniprot|P30574 Candida albicans Carboxypeptidase Y precursor (EC 3.4.16.5) (Carboxypeptidase YSCY)), with the protein MVPLKPLHTAPRNSTSPHDDQSCLTVVQTLYTNSCHVNLPRRQAPRWAEHSCASPVLKRLSSPTICSPHLAQSTFPQIKMLFPQLLLATVAMGFSLESIPNRSLSSQKNNGLGLDTVTEYTGYLTANETEHFFYWAFESRNDPKNDPVILWLQGGPGSSSELGNLFENGPSRIGKDLKPIHNPHAWNNNATIVYLDQPADVGFSYTDKPHSVVNSAQAATEVYNFLELFFAKYDHLPKKLHVTAESYGGHYGPATAYEILQHPDRSFTLESLVVGNGMTDPLNQYTEYGPMMCGKGGVAPVVDQSTCQQVDEAAKECIPLIQKCYDTGAPQDCADAVNNCNDNVLGLYPSSLNPYDETKQCEQAQDDGCYTETDYMTEWLNLPSTLEAIGAKHNWTGSSGTVYNDFTETSGDWMLPVVRDIPAILKEVPVLIYAGDKDWICNWLGQKKWTEALEWPGKQGFNDAQFKPFSAGGKQAGEVRNYQQFTFLRIFDAGHMVPHDQPVATSEMINRWMSGDHQLE; encoded by the coding sequence ATGGTTCCACTAAAACCTCTCCATACAGCTCCCCGTAACAGTACATCCCCACATGACGATCAATCATGTCTTACAGTAGTACAGACTCTGTATACTAACTCTTGCCATGTGAACTTACCTCGTAGACAAGCTCCAAGGTGGGCCGAGCACAGCTGTGCAAGTCCGGTACTTAAACGGCTCTCTAGCCCCACCATCTGTTCTCCACACCTGGCCCAGTCTACTTTCCCCCAGATCAAGATGCTCTTTCCACAACTCCTGCTGGCCACCGTGGCCATGGGATTCTCCCTAGAGTCCATCCCCAACCGATCTCTCTCGTCGCAGAAAAACAACGGCCTCGGTCTCGACACCGTCACCGAGTACACTGGCTACCTGACCGCCAACGAGACGGAGCACTTTTTCTACTGGGCGTTTGAGTCGCGAAACGACCCCAAGAACGACCCAGTCATTTTGTGGCTCCAGGGAGGCCCCGGCTCGTCCTCCGAGCTCGGAAACCTGTTCGAGAACGGCCCCTCGCGAATCGGAAAAGACCTCAAGCCCATCCACAACCCCCACGCCTGGAACAACAATGCCACCATCGTGTACCTGGACCAGCCTGCCGACGTGGGCTTCTCATACACCGACAAGCCTCATTCGGTCGTCAACAGCGCCCAGGCCGCCACCGAGGTGTACAACTTCCTCGAGCTCTTCTTCGCCAAGTACGACCACTTgcccaagaagctgcaCGTGACAGCTGAGTCGTACGGAGGCCACTACGGACCTGCCACCGCCTACGAGATTCTGCAGCACCCCGACCGGTCTTTCACTCTGGAGTCGCTCGTGGTCGGCAACGGCATGACTGATCCCCTCAACCAGTACACCGAGTACGGCCCCATGATGTGCGGCAAGGGCGGCGTGGCTCCTGTGGTGGACCAGAGCACGTGCCAGCAGGTCGACgaggccgccaaggagtGCATTCCTCTGATCCAAAAGTGCTACGACACCGGAGCTCCTCAGGACTGCGCCGACGCCGTCAACAACTGCAACGACAATGTTCTTGGTCTatatccttcttctctcaacCCTTACGATGAGACCAAGCAGTGCGAGCAAGCTCAGGACGATGGCTGCTACACCGAAACTGACTACATGACGGAGTGGCTCAACCTGCCCTCCACCCTGGAGGCTATCGGAGCCAAGCACAACTGGACCGGTTCTTCTGGAACCGTCTACAACGACTTCACCGAGACCTCTGGAGACTGGATGCTGCCTGTGGTGCGAGACATTCCtgccattctcaaggaggtgccCGTGCTGATTTACGCCGGCGACAAGGACTGGATCTGCAACTGGCTGggccagaagaagtggacCGAGGCGCTGGAGTGGCCCGGCAAGCAGGGATTCAACGACGCCCAGTTCAAGCCCTTTTCCGCAGGCGGAAAGCAGGCTGGTGAGGTGCGAAACTACCAGCAGTTCACCTTTCTGAGAATCTTTGATGCTGGACATATGGTTCCCCATGACCAGCCCGTGGCTACTTCGGAGATGATTAACCGATGGATGAGTGGAGATCATCAGCTGGAGTAG
- a CDS encoding uncharacterized protein (Compare to YALI0C00825g, similar to uniprot|Q872Z4 Neurospora crassa Related to monocarboxylate transporter) yields the protein MSMTSDEQIIDHSVQHDAEKTPISPNATPAVSDNENRGSDIEKSQPAVTTEPNGATADAPSADTVAPIPPPDTGRAWLAMIGASFGLYSSFGYINVVGLYEAYYLHHQLSHYSASTISWITSLQIFILFVGGIFFGRIAEMYGPQKLAAFGTVFTITGIMTTSVCKEYWHFLLAQGICTSIGNSAIYYASLLAATTWFQKKRALALGVVVAGSSLGGTTMPFIFTKLQPRIGFPQTVRAIGYLMIGVCVICTLLVSSRFPPNKKLRKEFFNLREEVLVPYTKPSIILVTLAMFFSFWGLFTAIGYMSTHAIAHGMSEETAYYLVSIYNGSSLIGRILPGFVADKFGSYNMHSICTVICGVFLLAMWIPAKTNPVIIAFSSCFGVISGATVSLFPALVASITPPTEVGRRMGVVSFFYSFSSLTAMPIAGQILHSDNDNFTGLQVWAGVTMLVGGFCVFASKMCIEGKTWRSKF from the coding sequence ATGTCAATGACCAGCGACGAACAGATCATTGACCACAGCGTCCAGCACGACGCCGAGAAGACCCCAATCTCCCCTAATGCCACCCCTGCTGTTTCTGACAACGAAAACCGGGGCTCTGACATCGAAAAGTCTCAACCTGCAGTCACAACTGAGCCCAACGGAGCCACAGCTGACGCCCCCAGTGCCGACACAGTAGCTCCAATCCCCCCTCCCGACACCGGACGCGCCTGGCTGGCCATGATCGGAGCCTCGTTCGGTCTCTACTCCTCGTTCGGCTACATCAACGTCGTGGGTCTCTACGAAGCCTACTACCTGCACCACCAGCTGAGCCACTACTCGGCCTCCACCATCTCGTGGATCACCTCCCTCCAAATCTTCATCCTCTTTGTGGGAGGAATTTTCTTTGGCCGAATCGCAGAAATGTACGGCCCCCAGAAACTCGCGGCTTTCGGAACCGTGTTCACCATCACAGGAATCATGACCACCAGCGTGTGCAAGGAATACTGGCACTTTCTGCTGGCCCAGGGCATCTGCACAAGTATCGGTAACTCCGCCATCTACTACGCCTCGCTCCTAGCAGCCACCACCTggttccagaagaagcgagcTCTGGCTCTCGGAGTGGTGGTTGCCGGCTCTTCTCTCGGAGGTACCACCATGCCCTTCATTTTCACCAAACTGCAGCCCCGAATCGGATTCCCTCAGACCGTCAGAGCGATCGGATACCTCATGATTGGCGTCTGCGTCATTTGCACTCTGCTGGTGTCGTCCAGATTCCCGCCCAACAAAAAGCTACGAAAAGAGTTCTTCAACCTGCGGGAAGAAGTGCTCGTACCCTACACCAAGCCCTCCATCATTCTCGTGACTCTGGCCatgttcttctccttctgggGGCTTTTTACCGCCATCGGATACATGTCTACCCATGCTATTGCCCATGGAATGTCCGAAGAGACCGCCTACTATCTCGTGTCCATTTACAATGGTTCTTCTCTAATCGGGCGAATTCTCCCGGGATTTGTGGCTGACAAATTCGGCTCCTACAACATGCACTCCATTTGCACCGTCATCTGTGGAGTCTTCCTTTTAGCCATGTGGATTCCAGCGAAGACGAACCCTGTGATTATTGCATTCAGCTCCTGCTTCGGAGTCATTTCTGGAGCTACGGTGTCGCTGTTTCCGGCTCTGGTGGCGTCTATTACTCCGCCTACAGAGGTCGGTAGACGGATGGGCGtcgtctccttcttctactccttctcgtccCTCACAGCCATGCCCATTGCCGGCCAAATTCTGCACAGCGATAACGACAACTTTACTGGTCTGCAAGTTTGGGCTGGAGTCACCATGCTAGTTGGAGGATTCTGCGTCTTTGCCAGTAAGATGTGTATTGAGGGCAAAACCTGGAGAAGCAAGTTCTAG
- a CDS encoding uncharacterized protein (Compare to YALI0C00847g, similar to DEHA0A10670g Debaryomyces hansenii IPF 7135.1) codes for MTEEKLASTTINPTDTVSNTAVSNTAVLTCPDTPASSADLESLVSLSDKDPYSRFPFRQKCIFTLVVACVFFQPFLVAYGLMPALDKIAEEFNVSDTVVIIGNALFYIVQGLSVFFVGPVCETYGRKAGLLTCCFFFCVSGIGLALSPNLACYYVFRAMSAVGGNSTFSVGVAVISDIWKPEQRSKAVGCCLAGTQIGSSLGPVLGGLIVMKSNWRNIFWMQCGIGGLAMTIVAVVMRETKPNTPFSQRKPGQWFFPLHCTHILKGFAKKHIMMVTVSLIFALYINETLIVPIAAIMKPRFNLENELILGLFYVPQGIGYFFGCLFGGWYADYQVKKWVKIKGRRVPEDRLRSVIIFTLITGPLFMMLYGWSLKKEFGGMALPIVAMLLTGFSLSIYYPSVNAYYADSTPDLGGAAVMINYSARNVGSCVTAASTLTAINNIGIGWAATIAAIVCIFAALPLLFLIYRGEGIREAEYGRTKVLLEEKEKAEEDPCNKNVCVGEYGPMRAEA; via the coding sequence ATGACGGAAGAAAAGCTGGCGAGTACAACCATTAACCCTACAGATACAGTCTCAAACACCGCCGTCTCAAACACCGCCGTCTTAACATGCCCCGATACTCCCGCCTCCTCCGCCGACCTGGAGAGCCTTGTGTCTCTGTCGGATAAAGACCCATACAGCCGGTTTCCGTTCCGCCAAAAATGCATCTTCACTCTGGTAGTGGCATGTGTGTTTTTCCAGCCGTTTCTGGTCGCCTACGGACTCATGCCCGCCCTGGAcaagattgccgaggagTTCAACGTCAGTGACACGGTGGTGATCATTGGAAACGCGCTGTTCTACATTGTACAAGGCCTGTCGGTCTTCTTTGTCGGCCCCGTGTGCGAAACATATGGACGCAAAGCCGGTCTGCTGACgtgctgcttcttcttctgtgtctcGGGTATCGGCTTAGCCCTATCTCCCAACCTCGCCTGCTACTACGTCTTCCGAGCCATGTCAGCAGTTGGAGGcaactccaccttctcTGTGGGCGTGGCGGTGATTTCGGACATTTGGAAACCCGAACAGCGGTCCAAGGCCGTGGGATGCTGTCTGGCAGGCACCCAGATTGGGTCGTCTTTAGGACCGGTGCTGGGAGGCCTCATTGTCATGAAATCCAACTGGAGAAACATCTTCTGGATGCAATGCGGTATTGGAGGTCTGGCAATGACGATTGTGGCTGTCGTAATGCGAGAAACCAAACCCAACACACCCTTTTCACAGCGAAAACCGGGCCAATGGTTTTTCCCCTTACATTGTACCCATATCCTCAAGGGCTTCGCCAAGAAGCATATCATGATGGTCACTGTGTCGCTCATTTTCGCTCTCTACATCAACGAGACCCTCATTGTCCCTATCGCCGCAATCATGAAGCCTCGCTTCAACCTCGAGAATGAGCTCATTCTGGGTCTCTTCTACGTACCTCAGGGTATTGGCTACTTCTTTGGATGTCTGTTTGGAGGCTGGTATGCCGACTATCAGGTGAAAAAATGGGTCAAAATCAAGGGCAGAAGAGTGCCGGAAGACCGACTCCGAAGCGTCATCATCTTTACTCTGATTACAGGTCCCCTATTCATGATGCTCTACGGATGGTctctgaagaaggagtttgGAGGAATGGCTCTGCCTATCGTAGCTATGCTCTTGACAGGCTTCTCGCTCTCCATCTACTATCCCAGTGTCAACGCTTATTATGCAGACTCCACTCCCGATCTCGGAGGCGCTGCGGTCATGATCAACTACTCTGCTCGAAACGTGGGCTCGTGTGTGACGGCCGCCAGTACCCTGACTGCAATCAACAACATTGGTATTGGGTGGGCAGCTACAATTGCAGCGATTGTATGTATTTTTGCTGCCCTTCCGCTCCTCTTTTTAATCTACCGAGGGGAGGGTATTCGGGAGGCCGAGTATGGTAGAACCAAGGTTCTgcttgaggagaaggagaaagCGGAGGAGGATCCATGCAACAAGAATGTTTGTGTGGGTGAGTATGGTCCAATGAGGGCAGAAGCATAG
- a CDS encoding uncharacterized protein (Compare to YALI0C00869g, no similarity), which produces MVPKLVLFTCGILTVLTLCSYFFIKAPNYTQLIRASDVEYQFRLLRKDGDNPEHLFLPYRNTRWDPDDTPELNNQLNHYMKHMTDPYTRSFPRQDELPPLVNGMFHAIAKEQMIAPAQFSFEQARESYKTTTGRCPPPQFKEMYLGALAKGEWDELLVDQVTQQIKKLPKGQDLQAALKEALKGPGIEGIRISNGTVERSSEAKLSDVSQRTLDGFMTMVGSVSKYLPDMELALNVEPFPRVLKFPKRLKELRKELTKGTLWAVPEGYDLDRYVGEMCAGIKAEALRGVFRDGLLGGGSPLTYSEACYIRNDWGKTPVVSAITMLPVFSDFTSSMHSDIVYPSYDFYAPELSMNYQPERDIYHMEKNSGVSRVKAGDWGYLKYQKALVRDTKEPAATVSVKGKRFSKKSLDNHAFLGALKSRSTVLRASRWRTWLDLYTTNAWVSFIPVQLSGNDTEVVTKLLSERHTTAVGQAFASRGARDVRYRATRKKIELSLYYMLLEYHRRMYDPEACEDEIIARGGGQIQ; this is translated from the coding sequence ATGGTACCAAAACTGGTGCTGTTCACCTGTGGAATCCTCACGGTGCTCACCCTCTGCTCCTACTTCTTCATCAAGGCGCCCAACTACACACAGCTCATCCGAGCATCGGACGTGGAGTACCAGTTCCGACTGCTGCGCAAGGACGGAGATAACCCCGAACATCTCTTTCTGCCCTACAGAAACACACGCTGGGACCCAGATGACACCCCTGAGCTCAACAACCAGCTCAATCACTACATGAAACACATGACCGACCCCTACACCCGTTCTTTTCCCCGCCAAGACGAACTGCCGCCTCTGGTCAACGGCATGTTCCACGCCATTGCCAAAGAACAGATGATAGCGCCTGCACAGTTCTCCTTCGAACAAGCCAGAGAGTCCTACAAGACCACCACGGGACGATGTCCTCCACCGCAGTTCAAGGAAATGTACCTCGGAGCACTGGCCAAGGGAGAATGGGATGAACTGCTGGTAGACCAAGTGACTCAGCAGATCAAAAAGCTGCCCAAAGGGCAAGACCTCCAAGCTGCCCTCAAAGAGGCGCTCAAAGGACCGGGAATCGAAGGAATCAGAATCTCCAATGGAACGGTAGAGAGATCAAGTGAGGCAAAACTGTCCGACGTCAGCCAACGGACACTCGATGGGTTCATGACAATGGTCGGTTCCGTTAGCAAGTATCTTCCCGACATGGAACTGGCTCTTAATGTGGAACCTTTCCCCCGAGTGCTCAAATTTCCCAAAcggctcaaggagctgcgaAAAGAGCTGACTAAAGGCACTCTCTGGGCTGTGCCTGAGGGTTATGATCTTGATCGCTATGTCGGAGAAATGTGTGCTGGTATCAAGGCTGAAGCTTTGAGAGGGGTGTTTCGAGACGGACTTCTCGGAGGCGGATCCCCTCTGACGTACAGTGAAGCATGCTACATTCGAAATGACTGGGGCAAGACCCCTGTTGTTTCTGCCATCACAATGCTTCCTGTTTTTTCAGACTTCACTTCCTCCATGCACTCGGATATCGTCTACCCTTCCTACGACTTTTACGCCCCCGAGCTCAGCATGAACTATCAGCCTGAGAGGGACATCTATCACATGGAGAAGAATAGCGGAGTCAGCCGAGTTAAGGCCGGTGATTGGGGCTACCTCAAGTACCAAAAGGCTCTGGTTAGAGACACCAAAGAGCCCGCTGCAACGGTGTCTGTCAAGGGCAAAAGGTTCTCCAAGAAAAGTCTCGATAATCACGCCTTTCTGGGGGCCCTCAAGTCACGATCTACCGTCCTCAGAGCAAGCAGATGGAGAACCTGGCTCGATCTGTACACCACCAATGCCTGGGTCTCTTTTATCCCTGTTCAACTGTCTGGAAACGATACTGAGGTGGTAACCAAACTGCTCAGTGAACGACATACGACCGCAGTGGGCCAGGCGTTTGCTTCCCGGGGAGCTAGAGATGTGCGATACCGAGCCACCCgcaagaagattgagctGTCTCTCTATTACATGCTACTGGAGTACCATCGAAGAATGTACGACCCGGAAGCCTGTGAAGATGAAATTATTGCCAGAGGCGGAGGTCAAATCCAGTAA
- a CDS encoding uncharacterized protein (Truncated form of YALI0C00891g, similar to uniprot|P25333 Saccharomyces cerevisiae YCR008w SAT4 serine/threonine-specific protein kinase), which produces MIKDLLGAKKLRDEAVSAVPQILAGANAPNGGNGDLPPSLMHGFLKQINDPNSPNPQVQHAHPAPEKDGKNPYVCNHPATTSGSFLEKYGRCQEVIGKGAFGVVRISHKAADRKSGTAEQLYAVKEFKRRPNETEKHYNKRLTSEFCISSSLHHPNIIHTLDLLQDAKGDYCEVMEFCSGGDLYTLILSAGKLEFTEADCFFKQIIRGVNYMHDMGVAHRDLKPENILLTLKGTVKITDFGNGECFRMAWEKEVHLSNGLCGSAPYIAPEEYHEKEFDPRPVDIWACGVIYMAMRTGRHLWRTANAEEDEFYTRYLQGRKDEDGYEPIEHLKRARCRNVIYSILDPVPSRRITGKQILNSEWGREIKVCEAGETGH; this is translated from the coding sequence ATGATCAAGGATCTGCTGGGCGCCAAAAAGCTGCGAGATGAGGCCGTCTCTGCCGTGCCGCAGATTCTCGCTGGCGCCAACGCCCCCAACGGAGGTAACGGCGACCTGCCCCCCTCGCTCATGCACGGTTTCCTCAAGCAGATCAACGATCCCAACTCGCCGAACCCCCAGGTGCAACATGCCCACCCTGCACCCGAAAAGGACGGAAAGAACCCCTATGTTTGCAACCATCCGGCCACGACATCGGGCTCATTCCTGGAGAAGTACGGTCGCTGTCAGGAAGTGATTGGAAAGGGCGCCTTTGGCGTTGTGCGTATTTCACACAAGGCGGCTGATCGGAAAAGCGGCACTGCGGAGCAGCTGTATGCCGTTAAGGAGTTCAAGCGCCGGCCCAACGAGACGGAAAAGCACTACAACAAGCGGCTGACGTCCGAGTTCTGCatctcgtcgtcgctgcACCACCCGAACATCATCCACACGCTGGATTTGTTGCAGGACGCCAAGGGCGACTACTgcgaggtgatggagtttTGCTCTGGCGGCGACCTGTACACTTTGATTCTGTCTGCCGGCAAGCTCGAGTTCACCGAGGCCGACTGCTTCTTCAAGCAGATCATCCGGGGCGTCAACTATATGCACGACATGGGTGTGGCTCATCGGGATCTCAAGCCGGAAAATATTCTGCTGACGCTCAAGGGTACGGTCAAAATTACCGACTTTGGCAACGGCGAGTGTTTTCGAATGGCGTGGGAAAAGGAGGTGCATCTGAGTAACGGGCTGTGTGGCTCTGCTCCTTACATTGCCCCCGAGGAGTACCACGAGAAGGAGTTTGATCCGCGACCGGTCGACATTTGGGCCTGTGGAGTCATTTACATGGCGATGCGAACCGGCCGACATCTGTGGCGAACTGCCAAcgctgaggaggacgagttCTACACCCGGTATCTGCAGGGTCGAAAGGACGAGGATGGTTACGAGCCCATTGAGCATTTGAAGAGAGCGCGTTGTCGAAACGTGATTTATTCGATTCTGGACCCTGTTCCGAGTAGACGGATTACGGGCAAGCAGATTTTGAATAGTGAGTGGGGCCGGGAAATCAAGGTGTGTGAGGCGGGTGAGACGGGTCATTAA
- a CDS encoding uncharacterized protein (Compare to YALI0C00913g, similar to uniprot|Q12220 Saccharomyces cerevisiae YLR129W DOM34 interacting protein 2), with amino-acid sequence MVKSYNRFEAEAVFGVVSSSNALWLKNSNSSTGRAVTGALETVLAWDIKAGTCVQKLSDSDLAVGTGATVATASPPVVSVLTNYFSELLAAGYTDGSIRVFDYRSGQVMTTFKGHKSSITCLEFDASGTRLVSGSRDSNVILWDLVEEVGVSRLRSHRDQVTGVKFLDEKKLITCAKDGLVKIWDLESRDCIETRVGGSEVWAMDVYSDTVMTVGREKEVKVWQVDLDAKDGEMLSQRGSLERVSNDRGIDIEFSKDGGHVIFSGNDKTVELWRRRTLAEIKKSIAKKIKRRVKKGDTVDEDEYDEKSVNEIWVQVVNFKTSAKIRNVTWTGSESVSGANKDAAGLLVALTNNSLEYYTLELEDGKFSRDHVIDLCGHRADIRALSLSSDDKMVASTSNGQLKIWNLRTTNCIRSMDCGYALCVKFLPGDSLVIVGTKSGQIQLFDVASSSLIDTVDAHEGSLWSCDVSSDGKTVVTGGSDKRVCFWELAVSSETVPGTGETTQKLKLKQTRVLELSDDVLCVTLSSDNKYIACSLLDSTVKVFFFDSLKFYLNLYGHKLPVLAMDISSDSNIIVTCSADKNIKLWGLDFGDCRKSLFGHADSVMSVKFVPGSHNFFSAGKDRLVKYWDGDKFDCIQRLVGHVGEVWALCVSSAGDFIVSGSHDKSIRVWMESDDEIFLEEEREKELEEMYESTLAVSLEGEGQELDEDDKEDAVVDKVHMQTGETLKGGEKLMEALEMGTEDLDLIENWKIAQATNPNAACPPRHVILATLKLSAERHVLNVVEKIKPAQLEDSLLVLPFSHVMKLVRFIQIWTAKEWSIPLVCRVLFFVTRTHHKQIVASRELKPMLEEVRHNIRKCLARQKSEIGYNLAGLRFIKQNWDLHHKKEFIDAVEAKEAEERSQKKRAFGTVV; translated from the coding sequence ATGGTAAAATCATACAACCGAttcgaggccgaggccgtGTTTGGCGTCGTGTCGTCGAGCAATGCGCTGTGGCTGAAAAATTCAAATTCCAGTACTGGACGGGCCGTGACAGGGGCTCTAGAGACAGTTCTGGCCTGGGACATCAAGGCCGGAACCTGTGTTCAGAAGCTGTCAGACAGCGATCTGGCAGTCGGAACAGGTGCCACGGTGGCAACTGCGTCTCCTCCGGTTGTTTCTGTGCTGACAAACTATTTTTCCGAACTGCTAGCTGCGGGATACACCGACGGCAGTATCCGGGTGTTTGACTATCGATCTGGCCAGGTAATGACCACCTTCAAGGGCCACAAGTCTTCAATCACATGTCTCGAGTTTGACGCAAGTGGAACCCGGCTTGTTTCCGGCTCGCGTGACTCCAACGTGATTCTGTGGGACCTAGTTGAAGAGGTGGGCGTGTCTCGACTGCGATCCCACCGAGACCAGGTGACGGGAGTCAAGTTCCTAGACGAAAAGAAACTCATCACGTGCGCCAAGGACGGCTTGGTCAAGATCTGGGACctggagtcacgtgactgcaTCGAGACGCGGGTGGGCGGCTCCGAGGTGTGGGCCATGGACGTTTACAGCGACACCGTCATGACTGTGGGGCGAGAAaaggaggtcaaggtcTGGCAGGTGGATTtggacgccaaggacggCGAGATGCTCTCTCAGCGCGGTTCTCTGGAGCGGGTTTCCAACGACCGAGGCATCGATATCGAGTTTTCCAAGGACGGCGGCCATGTCATCTTTTCCGGTAACGATAAGACTGTGGAATTGTGGCGACGACGAACTTTGGCCGAGATCAAGAAATCTATTGCTAAGAAAATCAAACGTCGAGTCAAGAAGGGTGATACTGTTGACGAagacgagtacgacgagAAGTCGGTCAACGAGATCTGGGTGCAGGTGGTCAACTTCAAGACATCTGCCAAGATCAGAAACGTGACGTGGACGGGATCAGAATCGGTGTCTGGCGCCAACAAGGACGCCGCAGGCCTGCTGGTGGCGCTCACAAACAACTCTCTGGAGTACTACACCCTCGAGTTGGAGGACGGCAAGTTTAGCcgggatcacgtgatcgatCTGTGCGGCCACCGCGCCGACATTCGGGCTCTGTCTCTTTCTTCTGATGACAAGATGGTggcctccacctccaacggTCAGCTCAAAATCTGGAATCTCAGAACCACAAACTGCATTCGGTCCATGGACTGTGGGTATGCTCTGTGTGTCAAGTTTCTGCCTGGAGACTCGCTGGTGATTGTTGGAACCAAGTCTGGACAGATCCAGCTGTTTGATGTTGCTTCCTCGTCTCTCATTGACACTGTAGATGCCCATGAGGGATCTCTGTGGTCTTGTGACGTTTCCAGTGACGGCAAAACCGTGGTTACGGGTGGATCTGATAAGCGGGTGTGTTTCTGGGAGCTGGCTGTTTCCTCGGAGACCGTTCCCGGTACTGGAGAGACCACTCAGAAGCTGAAGCTGAAGCAGACCCGTGTTCTGGAGCTGTCCGACGACGTTCTGTGCGTCACTCTATCGTCAGAtaacaagtacattgccTGCTCTCTGCTGGACTCGACTGTTAAAGTCTTTTTCTTCGACTCGCTCAAGTTCTACCTCAACTTGTACGGCCACAAGCTGCCTGTTTTGGCCATGGACATTTCCAGCGATTCCAACATCATCGTCACATGTTCGgccgacaagaacatcaaGCTGTGGGGTCTGGACTTTGGAGACTGTCGAAAGTCTCTGTTTGGACACGCCGACTCGGTCATGAGCGTCAAGTTTGTACCCGGGTCTCACAACTTCTTTTCGGCAGGAAAAGACAGGCTGGTCAAGTACTGGGACGGAGACAAGTTTGACTGCATCCAGCGGCTGGTGGGCCACGTCGGCGAGGTCTGGGCCCTCTGCGTGTCGTCTGCCGGTGACTTTATTGTCTCCGGTTCGCATGATAAGAGTATCCGAGTGTGGATGGAGTCCGATGACGAAATCTTCCTcgaagaagaacgagaaaaggagctcgaggaaATGTATGAGTCCACACTCGCCGTGTCTCTCGAGGGAGAGGGCCAGGAGCTCGACGAAGATGACAAGGAAGACGCGGTCGTGGATAAAGTGCATATGCAGACTGGAGAGACGCTCAAGGGCGGAGAAAAGCTCATGGAGGCGCTGGAAATGGGAACCGAGGACCTGGACCTGATCGAAAACTGGAAGATTGCCCAGGCAACCAACCCCAACGCGGCCTGCCCTccccgtcacgtgattctcGCCACGCTGAAGCTGTCTGCCGAGCGACACGTTCTCAACGTTgttgagaagatcaagcCAGCGCAGCTGGAGGACTCATTGCTGGTGCTGCCCTTCAGCCACGTGATGAAGCTGGTGCGGTTCATCCAGATCTGGACCGCCAAGGAGTGGTCTATTCCTCTTGTGTGTCGGGTTCTCTTTTTCGTGACTCGAACTCACCATAAGCAGATTGTGGCTTCCCGGGAGCTCAAGCCcatgctggaggaggtgcgACACAACATTCGAAAGTGCCTGGCTCGTCAAAAGTCCGAGATTGGCTACAACCTGGCCGGTCTGCGGTTCATCAAGCAAAACTGGGACCTGCATCATAAGAAGGAGTTTATCGACGCTgtggaggccaaggaggccgaggagagATCGCAGAAGAAGCGTGCTTTTGGCACGGTTGTTTAA